The DNA sequence GTAGGTCATTCGGACGGTGCGCTTCTCGCGGATTGCACGTGCCAGTAACTCCCAGTGCTCTGGGTTGATCGGCGCCACCGGGCCAAGGGTGATTCGAAAGCTGTCGGCCAGCCCGCGCGGGTCAACCGAGATCTCCTCGGGCAGCCGGGCGACGAGCTTGTCCACAACGCCCTTGAGATAGCCCTCCAGCGGCGTGCCCTTGTAGGCGCTGACGGCCATCTGGACAACGACAAGACCCAGAAGCTCACCTTCCGTGAGGTGAATGCCTGGAAGAGACCAGCTTGGCTCGGCGTAATGGTAGCCTCTGCGGGCGGGGTCATACTCGATGGGCGCACCGAGGGCGTCCCTCATGAATTCGATGTTCCGTCGGATGGTGCGGTCGCTCAGCTCCAGCTCGCGAGCGATGGACTTGGAGCTTGGGAAGCCGCCACGACGGATCTGCTGGTCAATGAGGAGGATGTGGTGGAAGTGCGAGCGGTACTTGGAGTAGGCAGGCAAGAGATGACCCCCTACGTTCGGCTCAAGCACGCACATTGTATGGCTCCGTCGGACGGCGATCAAGCGAGTCCGCTCTTGCTGCCCTGACGCTCCATAGCTTCTGGGGCTCAGTTCTGGCCCGGCCGGAACCCGATAGGGCCGGGGACATCAGGGGACGTGGGCTGATCGAGCACAGGAAGCTCGACGGGCGACACCACGGCGCTGGGGTCGAGGCCGTTCTCGATGGCCCGCTGAAGGCAGCGGATGGTCTGCTCCTGGACTTCCGCGATGGTGCGGCAGGACGTGGTCTCCTGGTCAATCTCATCGTAGAAGGCGCCATTGATTCCTCTCGCGGAGAGGAATGCTCGCAGGTAGCGGCGCCGGATGTCGTCGGTGATCTCGGGCACCTCGATGACACAGTCGAAGCGGCTGGGCCGGTCCCTGAGGGCAGGCTCGATGGCCTCCAGGTCATTGGTCGTCGCGACCACCACGATGCCCTCGTTCTCCCTGAGGCCGTCGAGCTGGTTCATCAGTTCGCCGAGCATGATGCTCTCGAAGGTTGCCTGCCTCGATCTCCTTGGGGCGGCAAGGTCCAAGTCCTCGAAGAAGATAAGCGTCGGGCTGAGGTCGCGGGCCATGTCGAACACGCTGCTGATGCCGCTGGGGTTGAACGGGGAACTCACCCCCTGGCCGGGCCGCACCCAGATGAAGGTGTGTTGGAGCTGGCTGCAGAGGACCTTGCCGATGAGGGTCTTCCCCGTGCCGGGCCTGCCGTGGAGGAGGACCCCGCGACGGGTGGGAAGCTTGAACTCGCGGTAGAGGTCGAGCTTGTCAAGAAAGCCCTGGGTGTTGCGGCGGATGATCCCGAGCAGCTTCGGGTCGGCGAAGACGCAGTCCCAGGAGTAGGCGTGCTCCTGGCGGATGAAGCCGCCAAAGGCGTCGAGCCTGTGGCCTTTCAGGGATCTGTCACGCAAGACCTGCGCCTCGATCTCCTCCATCATCTTGAACGCGATGTCCTGGGCCGCGGTGGGCGCGGTGAGCTGGAGGATGCTCTTGGTGCGATCCTCGCGCTCGGGCATGTCGACGGTGATGTAGGCGGCGATCTCGTGGCCGTCCGGGTGAGAGAAGGCGAGGCAAGCAGTGTCGTAGGCGACGCGCTTCTCGGTGGGGCTGGCCTCGATGTGACAGTACCTGGGCGGCGGAATGCCATCAGCGCCGTCCTGGCCGAGGACGCGGCAGTTCCAGCCAGCGAAGGCGCGGGCCAGTGTCTCCTGGGCGATGAGGTGTTTGTAGCGCGGGAAGCCAGCCCAGATGTGGACGAGCGGTGTCCCAGGGGGGAAGGCAGCCTCAAGGACTGTGCCGCCCTGCTCCTTGCGCGCGCTCCAGGCTCGGGCAAGTAGCTTCTCGAATGCCCAGGCGGGGAGGAGACAGACAGGTTCGTTGCGGAGATCGGCCTCGGACCTCTGTGCTGCGCCTGTTCGGGGGCTCGACCTGCGAAGTGGCATGGCGATCATCTCCGTGAGGATGGGACGCTCACCGCGCAGGGAATTGTACCAGGCGACTGTGGACAGAAGGTGTCCGCAGCGCGAAGTTCGCCGGCCAGCGTTGGACCGCGGCCGCCCTCCACGTCGTGGCCCTTGAGGCCGCGCTGATTGGACCGGCCACGCTCTTCTTTCTCGTTGCGAAGCTCCCGCTTCGCAGCGCGCATCACGCGGCTCCCGTCGCGATCCCGTCGAAGCAGGAGCTTCGGCCTGTGCGTCGTGAAGCCGGAACTTCGCGACGATGGGCCATTCCCTTCTCTCGTCCCTACGCTCCGCGTCCATTCCTCGCTGCGGAGCGGCGGCAGCATCGTCCCCACGCAGAGCGTAGGGACGAGAGGAAATGCCTGCGCCCGCGCCACCCAAAGCGGCGCTACACGCGGCACTCCGACAGGCTCACGCATTCCTTTCGTCTGTCGCGGTGTGGCCGGACGAGCTGTAGGGGCAGGCCCCCGTGCCTGCCCCCTGTCCGGAGGCCGTCGCGCCATCTTGGGCGGGCACAGGGGCCCGCCCCTACGGACCTCTCATGCCATGTATGGCCGCCGGAAGGCGGGGCCACGCGCGGGGGGAGGGGGGCACGTGTGGGCGCTGCCAGGCATGAGAAACGCTGGTGCCCGAGGGTCGGGCACCAGCGTTCTTGGGTTGGACATCAGCCTGTCGCGATGGCTCAAACCCAGCCGCGGAGGCGGACGGCCTCGGCGACGCGCTGGACGGCGACGGCGTAGGCCGCGAGGCGCATGTGGGCGTTGTGCCGCTTGGAGGTGGTGAGGACGGCGTGATAGGCGTCGGTCATCTTGGCGTCGAGCATCTCGTGAACCTGCTTCTCGGGCCAGTAGTAGTGGTTGAAGTTCTGGACCATTTCGAAGTAGCTCACGGTGACGCCGCCGGCATTGCACAGGAAGTCGGGGATGACGTGCACGCCCTTCATGTAGAGAATCTTGTCGGCCTCGGGCGTGGTGGGGCCGTTGGCCGCCTCGGCCACGATCTTGGCCTTGACGCGGCCGGCGTTCCTGCCGGTGATGACGTTCTCGATGGCCGAGGGCCAGAGGATGTCGACGTCCAGCTCCAGAATCTCCTCGTTCGTGATGGCTTGGGTGCCCGGGAGGCCCGCGACGGAGCCGGTTCTGTTCTTGTGTTCGAGGGCGGCGCGGGGGTCAATGCCCTTGGGGTTGAGGATGCCGCCCCGGGTGTCGCTGATGGCGACGATCTTGGCGCCGAAGAGCTCCTTGCCCAGGATGGCGGCGAAGGAGCCCGCGTTGCCGTAGCCCTGGATGGCGACGGTGGCCTTGGCGAGGTCAATGCCCAACTCCTTGGCGGCCTCGCGCACGCAGTACCAGCCGCCGCGGGCCGTGGCGTCGCCGCGGCCGGCCGAACCGCCCAGGGCCAGGGGCTTGCCGGTGATGACGCCGAAGGCGTTGTGGCCGATGAGCTTGGAGTACTCGTCCATCATCCAGGCCATGATCTGCGGAGTGGTGTAGACGTCGGGGGCGGGAACGTCCTTCTCGGGGCCCAGGATGCGGCCGACGGCCTCCACGTAGGCGCGGCTGAGGCGCTCGAGCTCCGTGGTGGACATCTCCTTGGGGTTGCAGATGACGCCGCCCTTGCCGCCGCCGAGCGGAATGTCCACCACCGAGCACTTCCAGGTCATCCAGGCCGCCAGGGCGCGCACGGTGTCAATCGTCTCGTCAGGGTGGAACCGGATGCCGCCCTTGGTCGGTCCGCGAGAGTCGTTGTACTGCACACGGAAGCCTTGGAAGACCTTCACCGAGCCATCGTCCATCTTGACGGGGAGGCTGACGTGGAGCTCGCGCATGGGGACGCGCAGGAAGGCGCGCATGGCCGGCTCGAGCCCCAGCAGATCGGCGGCCTCGTCGAACTGCTGCTGGGCGATGGCGAACGGGTTCGTGGTGCTCATGAAGCCAGGGTCCTTTCTGGAAATGAGCCCAAACGCCGCCCCGCGTGCAGGCTTGCGGGGAAAGCCCGTGCCGCGCCAATGCGGCAAGCGTTGCCGTATTATAGGCCGACCTGCCGAAAAAGTCAAGCAGAATCTGCCGAGGCCCTCTATCATGCTTTCCCCTGGCCGCCGCTTGGCGGAACCGCACAAGAGGAGCAAAGTCGCCGCCAGAAAGCATCCGAAAACCGGCATTATTGCCGTTTATGGCCAGGAGCCGCCTGTGCCTGCTCAGTGGTGCCATGACATCGGCCACACAACCCCCGGCC is a window from the Planctomycetota bacterium genome containing:
- a CDS encoding ATP-binding protein: MPLRRSSPRTGAAQRSEADLRNEPVCLLPAWAFEKLLARAWSARKEQGGTVLEAAFPPGTPLVHIWAGFPRYKHLIAQETLARAFAGWNCRVLGQDGADGIPPPRYCHIEASPTEKRVAYDTACLAFSHPDGHEIAAYITVDMPEREDRTKSILQLTAPTAAQDIAFKMMEEIEAQVLRDRSLKGHRLDAFGGFIRQEHAYSWDCVFADPKLLGIIRRNTQGFLDKLDLYREFKLPTRRGVLLHGRPGTGKTLIGKVLCSQLQHTFIWVRPGQGVSSPFNPSGISSVFDMARDLSPTLIFFEDLDLAAPRRSRQATFESIMLGELMNQLDGLRENEGIVVVATTNDLEAIEPALRDRPSRFDCVIEVPEITDDIRRRYLRAFLSARGINGAFYDEIDQETTSCRTIAEVQEQTIRCLQRAIENGLDPSAVVSPVELPVLDQPTSPDVPGPIGFRPGQN
- a CDS encoding Glu/Leu/Phe/Val dehydrogenase, with translation MSTTNPFAIAQQQFDEAADLLGLEPAMRAFLRVPMRELHVSLPVKMDDGSVKVFQGFRVQYNDSRGPTKGGIRFHPDETIDTVRALAAWMTWKCSVVDIPLGGGKGGVICNPKEMSTTELERLSRAYVEAVGRILGPEKDVPAPDVYTTPQIMAWMMDEYSKLIGHNAFGVITGKPLALGGSAGRGDATARGGWYCVREAAKELGIDLAKATVAIQGYGNAGSFAAILGKELFGAKIVAISDTRGGILNPKGIDPRAALEHKNRTGSVAGLPGTQAITNEEILELDVDILWPSAIENVITGRNAGRVKAKIVAEAANGPTTPEADKILYMKGVHVIPDFLCNAGGVTVSYFEMVQNFNHYYWPEKQVHEMLDAKMTDAYHAVLTTSKRHNAHMRLAAYAVAVQRVAEAVRLRGWV
- a CDS encoding WYL domain-containing protein; the encoded protein is MCVLEPNVGGHLLPAYSKYRSHFHHILLIDQQIRRGGFPSSKSIARELELSDRTIRRNIEFMRDALGAPIEYDPARRGYHYAEPSWSLPGIHLTEGELLGLVVVQMAVSAYKGTPLEGYLKGVVDKLVARLPEEISVDPRGLADSFRITLGPVAPINPEHWELLARAIREKRTVRMTYYAVGRDKTTDRDVDPYLLRCYRGDWYLVAHDHVSGYVPIFSLARIRALRPLDEHFVVRDDFRPDEYLGGIFQTVETSERHKVRIQFFDIAARLIAERVWHPTQKLTHRKDGSVILEMTIANLDEVAWWVLSWGSRARVLVPPSLRSLLADEAVGIAEQCACGAQHGHD